One Oreochromis niloticus isolate F11D_XX linkage group LG16, O_niloticus_UMD_NMBU, whole genome shotgun sequence genomic window carries:
- the lnpa gene encoding endoplasmic reticulum junction formation protein lunapark-A isoform X4 has translation MGAVVSRWRAKPSTVEVLEGIDKDIQVLEEYSEKNQRQLKIWVGRLLLYSSLLYLITCVVVYFWYLPEQLMGRLILSLPFLIVPLLVWLLRKLLIKIFSRRTEKNNEKLEDLKAQKRKILEEVMETETYKNAKMILERFDPDCKKNIELESTPVAPQITPKPGQELRHRNVIPKTPPVVVNPASEAAARPPLASRPTYPGRSSHSAPGGPPERSLSAIAAQQSLMRKPVTPGTPVPGVGMHPPGPPLARPVIPRERGALDRVIEYLVGDGPQNRYALICQQCLSHNGMALKEEFEYIAFRCAYCYFLNPARKTRPQAPKLTEVAGNHKMSPEATGTDADDDQNVLENTKLTDVPAGSNTQEPAIPTATEPSSASDGQNTPESQDLPSEKSDGEQDLSAMEVE, from the exons ATGGGGGCTGTGGTCTCACGGTGGAGG GCGAAACCATCCACTGTGGAGGTTTTGGAAGGAATTGACAAG GACATACAGGTTCTTGAAGAATATAGTGAGAAAAATCAAAGGCAGCTGAAGATATGGGTTGGACGACTGCTTCTCTACTCATCGCTTCTCTACTTGATCACTTGTGTAGTTGTGTATTTCTGGTACCTGCCCGAACAGTTAATGGGACGGCTCATATTGTCCCTTCCCTTTCTAATAGTTCCGTTATT aGTTTGGTTACTTCGAAAATTGCTGATAAAAATTTTTTCCCgaagaactgaaaaaaata atgaaaagTTAGAGGATCTTAAAGCACAAAAGAGGAAAATA cttgAAGAAGTTATGGAAACTGAAAcatataaaaatgcaaaaatgattCTGGAGAGATTTGATCCTGATTGCAAGAAAAATATT GAGCTTGAATCTACTCCAGTTGCTCCACAGATAACTCCAAAACCAGGACAAG AACTCCGCCATCGGAATGTCATCCCAAAGACCCCCCCAGTGGTGGTAAATCCTGCAAGCGAAGCTGCTGCCCGCCCTCCTCTTGCCTCCAGGCCCACCTATCCTGGAAGATCTTCCCACTCTGCTCCAGGTGGACCCCCAGAGAGGAGCTTGTCAGCTATAGCTGCTCAGCAGAGCTTGATGAGGAAGCCTGTGACCCCTGGAACACCTGTTCCAGGAGTCG GCATGCACCCCCCAGGGCCACCGCTGGCCAGACCTGTGATCCCAAGGGAGAGAGGTGCTTTGGACAGAGTCATAGAGTATCTTGTTGGAGATGGCCCTCAGAACAG ATACGCTCTCATATGTCAGCAGTGTCTGTCCCATAACGGCATGGCATTAAAAGAAGAATTTGAATATATTG cCTTTCGATGTGCGTATTGTTATTTCTTGAACCCTGCGAGAAAGACGAGGCCTCAGGCACCCAAGCTCACCGAGGTCGCTGGTAACCATAAGATGTCACCAGAGGCGACTGGTACTGATGCAGATGATGACCAAAATGTTTTAG AGAACACGAAGCTTACTGATGTCCCTGCTGGTTCAAATACCCAAGAGCCGGCTATACCAACAGCCACAGAGCCCAGTTCTGCATCAGATGGCCAAAACACCCCAGAGTCGCAAGACCTGCCCTCTGAGAAATCTGACGGAGAGCAAGATTTGTCTGCCATGGAAGTGGAATAA
- the lnpa gene encoding endoplasmic reticulum junction formation protein lunapark-A isoform X2 — translation MDTPPSWLTHPPCKDRSDCHRLLERDNTTFKAKPSTVEVLEGIDKDIQVLEEYSEKNQRQLKIWVGRLLLYSSLLYLITCVVVYFWYLPEQLMGRLILSLPFLIVPLLVWLLRKLLIKIFSRRTEKNNEKLEDLKAQKRKILEEVMETETYKNAKMILERFDPDCKKNIELESTPVAPQITPKPGQELRHRNVIPKTPPVVVNPASEAAARPPLASRPTYPGRSSHSAPGGPPERSLSAIAAQQSLMRKPVTPGTPVPGVGMHPPGPPLARPVIPRERGALDRVIEYLVGDGPQNRYALICQQCLSHNGMALKEEFEYIAFRCAYCYFLNPARKTRPQAPKLTEVAGNHKMSPEATGTDADDDQNVLENTKLTDVPAGSNTQEPAIPTATEPSSASDGQNTPESQDLPSEKSDGEQDLSAMEVE, via the exons ATGGACACTCCCCCATCTTGGCTCACACACCCTCCGTGCAAAGACAGGAGCGACTGCCACAGGCTGTTGGAACGGGACAACACAACTTTCAAG GCGAAACCATCCACTGTGGAGGTTTTGGAAGGAATTGACAAG GACATACAGGTTCTTGAAGAATATAGTGAGAAAAATCAAAGGCAGCTGAAGATATGGGTTGGACGACTGCTTCTCTACTCATCGCTTCTCTACTTGATCACTTGTGTAGTTGTGTATTTCTGGTACCTGCCCGAACAGTTAATGGGACGGCTCATATTGTCCCTTCCCTTTCTAATAGTTCCGTTATT aGTTTGGTTACTTCGAAAATTGCTGATAAAAATTTTTTCCCgaagaactgaaaaaaata atgaaaagTTAGAGGATCTTAAAGCACAAAAGAGGAAAATA cttgAAGAAGTTATGGAAACTGAAAcatataaaaatgcaaaaatgattCTGGAGAGATTTGATCCTGATTGCAAGAAAAATATT GAGCTTGAATCTACTCCAGTTGCTCCACAGATAACTCCAAAACCAGGACAAG AACTCCGCCATCGGAATGTCATCCCAAAGACCCCCCCAGTGGTGGTAAATCCTGCAAGCGAAGCTGCTGCCCGCCCTCCTCTTGCCTCCAGGCCCACCTATCCTGGAAGATCTTCCCACTCTGCTCCAGGTGGACCCCCAGAGAGGAGCTTGTCAGCTATAGCTGCTCAGCAGAGCTTGATGAGGAAGCCTGTGACCCCTGGAACACCTGTTCCAGGAGTCG GCATGCACCCCCCAGGGCCACCGCTGGCCAGACCTGTGATCCCAAGGGAGAGAGGTGCTTTGGACAGAGTCATAGAGTATCTTGTTGGAGATGGCCCTCAGAACAG ATACGCTCTCATATGTCAGCAGTGTCTGTCCCATAACGGCATGGCATTAAAAGAAGAATTTGAATATATTG cCTTTCGATGTGCGTATTGTTATTTCTTGAACCCTGCGAGAAAGACGAGGCCTCAGGCACCCAAGCTCACCGAGGTCGCTGGTAACCATAAGATGTCACCAGAGGCGACTGGTACTGATGCAGATGATGACCAAAATGTTTTAG AGAACACGAAGCTTACTGATGTCCCTGCTGGTTCAAATACCCAAGAGCCGGCTATACCAACAGCCACAGAGCCCAGTTCTGCATCAGATGGCCAAAACACCCCAGAGTCGCAAGACCTGCCCTCTGAGAAATCTGACGGAGAGCAAGATTTGTCTGCCATGGAAGTGGAATAA
- the lnpa gene encoding endoplasmic reticulum junction formation protein lunapark-A isoform X1, with product MDTPPSWLTHPPCKDRSDCHRLLERDNTTFKAKPSTVEVLEGIDKDIQVLEEYSEKNQRQLKIWVGRLLLYSSLLYLITCVVVYFWYLPEQLMGRLILSLPFLIVPLLVWLLRKLLIKIFSRRTEKNNEKLEDLKAQKRKILEEVMETETYKNAKMILERFDPDCKKNIELESTPVAPQITPKPGQGSKLRHRNVIPKTPPVVVNPASEAAARPPLASRPTYPGRSSHSAPGGPPERSLSAIAAQQSLMRKPVTPGTPVPGVGMHPPGPPLARPVIPRERGALDRVIEYLVGDGPQNRYALICQQCLSHNGMALKEEFEYIAFRCAYCYFLNPARKTRPQAPKLTEVAGNHKMSPEATGTDADDDQNVLENTKLTDVPAGSNTQEPAIPTATEPSSASDGQNTPESQDLPSEKSDGEQDLSAMEVE from the exons ATGGACACTCCCCCATCTTGGCTCACACACCCTCCGTGCAAAGACAGGAGCGACTGCCACAGGCTGTTGGAACGGGACAACACAACTTTCAAG GCGAAACCATCCACTGTGGAGGTTTTGGAAGGAATTGACAAG GACATACAGGTTCTTGAAGAATATAGTGAGAAAAATCAAAGGCAGCTGAAGATATGGGTTGGACGACTGCTTCTCTACTCATCGCTTCTCTACTTGATCACTTGTGTAGTTGTGTATTTCTGGTACCTGCCCGAACAGTTAATGGGACGGCTCATATTGTCCCTTCCCTTTCTAATAGTTCCGTTATT aGTTTGGTTACTTCGAAAATTGCTGATAAAAATTTTTTCCCgaagaactgaaaaaaata atgaaaagTTAGAGGATCTTAAAGCACAAAAGAGGAAAATA cttgAAGAAGTTATGGAAACTGAAAcatataaaaatgcaaaaatgattCTGGAGAGATTTGATCCTGATTGCAAGAAAAATATT GAGCTTGAATCTACTCCAGTTGCTCCACAGATAACTCCAAAACCAGGACAAGGTAGCA AACTCCGCCATCGGAATGTCATCCCAAAGACCCCCCCAGTGGTGGTAAATCCTGCAAGCGAAGCTGCTGCCCGCCCTCCTCTTGCCTCCAGGCCCACCTATCCTGGAAGATCTTCCCACTCTGCTCCAGGTGGACCCCCAGAGAGGAGCTTGTCAGCTATAGCTGCTCAGCAGAGCTTGATGAGGAAGCCTGTGACCCCTGGAACACCTGTTCCAGGAGTCG GCATGCACCCCCCAGGGCCACCGCTGGCCAGACCTGTGATCCCAAGGGAGAGAGGTGCTTTGGACAGAGTCATAGAGTATCTTGTTGGAGATGGCCCTCAGAACAG ATACGCTCTCATATGTCAGCAGTGTCTGTCCCATAACGGCATGGCATTAAAAGAAGAATTTGAATATATTG cCTTTCGATGTGCGTATTGTTATTTCTTGAACCCTGCGAGAAAGACGAGGCCTCAGGCACCCAAGCTCACCGAGGTCGCTGGTAACCATAAGATGTCACCAGAGGCGACTGGTACTGATGCAGATGATGACCAAAATGTTTTAG AGAACACGAAGCTTACTGATGTCCCTGCTGGTTCAAATACCCAAGAGCCGGCTATACCAACAGCCACAGAGCCCAGTTCTGCATCAGATGGCCAAAACACCCCAGAGTCGCAAGACCTGCCCTCTGAGAAATCTGACGGAGAGCAAGATTTGTCTGCCATGGAAGTGGAATAA
- the lnpa gene encoding endoplasmic reticulum junction formation protein lunapark-A isoform X3, which translates to MGAVVSRWRAKPSTVEVLEGIDKDIQVLEEYSEKNQRQLKIWVGRLLLYSSLLYLITCVVVYFWYLPEQLMGRLILSLPFLIVPLLVWLLRKLLIKIFSRRTEKNNEKLEDLKAQKRKILEEVMETETYKNAKMILERFDPDCKKNIELESTPVAPQITPKPGQGSKLRHRNVIPKTPPVVVNPASEAAARPPLASRPTYPGRSSHSAPGGPPERSLSAIAAQQSLMRKPVTPGTPVPGVGMHPPGPPLARPVIPRERGALDRVIEYLVGDGPQNRYALICQQCLSHNGMALKEEFEYIAFRCAYCYFLNPARKTRPQAPKLTEVAGNHKMSPEATGTDADDDQNVLENTKLTDVPAGSNTQEPAIPTATEPSSASDGQNTPESQDLPSEKSDGEQDLSAMEVE; encoded by the exons ATGGGGGCTGTGGTCTCACGGTGGAGG GCGAAACCATCCACTGTGGAGGTTTTGGAAGGAATTGACAAG GACATACAGGTTCTTGAAGAATATAGTGAGAAAAATCAAAGGCAGCTGAAGATATGGGTTGGACGACTGCTTCTCTACTCATCGCTTCTCTACTTGATCACTTGTGTAGTTGTGTATTTCTGGTACCTGCCCGAACAGTTAATGGGACGGCTCATATTGTCCCTTCCCTTTCTAATAGTTCCGTTATT aGTTTGGTTACTTCGAAAATTGCTGATAAAAATTTTTTCCCgaagaactgaaaaaaata atgaaaagTTAGAGGATCTTAAAGCACAAAAGAGGAAAATA cttgAAGAAGTTATGGAAACTGAAAcatataaaaatgcaaaaatgattCTGGAGAGATTTGATCCTGATTGCAAGAAAAATATT GAGCTTGAATCTACTCCAGTTGCTCCACAGATAACTCCAAAACCAGGACAAGGTAGCA AACTCCGCCATCGGAATGTCATCCCAAAGACCCCCCCAGTGGTGGTAAATCCTGCAAGCGAAGCTGCTGCCCGCCCTCCTCTTGCCTCCAGGCCCACCTATCCTGGAAGATCTTCCCACTCTGCTCCAGGTGGACCCCCAGAGAGGAGCTTGTCAGCTATAGCTGCTCAGCAGAGCTTGATGAGGAAGCCTGTGACCCCTGGAACACCTGTTCCAGGAGTCG GCATGCACCCCCCAGGGCCACCGCTGGCCAGACCTGTGATCCCAAGGGAGAGAGGTGCTTTGGACAGAGTCATAGAGTATCTTGTTGGAGATGGCCCTCAGAACAG ATACGCTCTCATATGTCAGCAGTGTCTGTCCCATAACGGCATGGCATTAAAAGAAGAATTTGAATATATTG cCTTTCGATGTGCGTATTGTTATTTCTTGAACCCTGCGAGAAAGACGAGGCCTCAGGCACCCAAGCTCACCGAGGTCGCTGGTAACCATAAGATGTCACCAGAGGCGACTGGTACTGATGCAGATGATGACCAAAATGTTTTAG AGAACACGAAGCTTACTGATGTCCCTGCTGGTTCAAATACCCAAGAGCCGGCTATACCAACAGCCACAGAGCCCAGTTCTGCATCAGATGGCCAAAACACCCCAGAGTCGCAAGACCTGCCCTCTGAGAAATCTGACGGAGAGCAAGATTTGTCTGCCATGGAAGTGGAATAA
- the evx2 gene encoding homeobox even-skipped homolog protein 2 encodes MMERIRKEMILMERGLHSPVAGKRLADTPGNSVLEALENSQHGGRLSPRITSASLHGNLGDIPTKSKFEIDSLFGTHHGSENSSSAEISSSESRKKMSLYSEVSQESDINSDVEVGCPAHRSPSQHKENNKGFSDSSSGSSNTSSNSLQNMNGNSTGGSNNSNTDQVRRYRTAFTREQIARLEKEFYRENYVSRPRRCELAATLNLPETTIKVWFQNRRMKDKRQRLAMSWPHPADPSFYTYMMTHAAATGSLPYPFHSHMPLHYYPHVGVTAAAAAAAATGAASSPFATSIRPLDTFRALSHPYSRPELLCSFRHPGLYQSPAGLNSSAAASAAAAAAAAAAAVSAPSATGPCSCLSCHSSQAASALGSRSASADFTCTASGQRSESGFLPYSAAVLSKTSVPSPDQREETSLNR; translated from the exons ATGATGGAGAGGATAAGAAAAGAGATGATATTGATGGAGAGAGGTCTCCACAGTCCTGTCGCCGGGAAGAGGCTCGCAGACACGCCTGGAAATTCAGTGCTGGAGGCCCTGGAAAACTCCCAGCACGGCGGACGACTAAGCCCGAGAATAACTTCCGCTTCCCTCCATGGAAATCTTGGGGACATCCCGACGAAAAGCAAATTTGAAATTGACAGTCTTTTCGGTACACACCACGGCAGTGAAAATTCTTCCTCGGCGGAAATTTCCTCGTCAGAAAGCAGGAAGAAAATGAGTCTTTATTCCGAAGTTTCGCAAGAATCAGATATTAACAGTGATGTGGAAGTGGGATGCCCTGCGCATCGCTCCCCGAGCCAGCACAAGGAAAACAATAAAG gtTTTTCAGACAGTAGCTCTGGATCTTCCAACACAAGCTCAAACTCCCTCCAGAACATGAACGGTAATTCAACGGGGGGATCAAACAATTCAAATACCGATCAAGTCAGAAGGTATCGGACTGCTTTCACCAGAGAACAAATCGCAAGACTGGAAAAAGAGTTTTACAGGGAAAATTATGTTTCGAGACCGAGAAGATGTGAGTTAGCGGCGACGCTAAATTTGCCCGAAACTACAATTAAG GTGTGGTTCCAGAACAGGCGGATGAAGGATAAAAGGCAGCGTTTGGCGATGTCCTGGCCCCATCCAGCAGACCCTAGCTTCTACACTTACATGATGACGCACGCGGCAGCTACAGGAAGTCTACCTTACCCTTTCCACTCGCACATGCCTCTACATTACTACCCGCACGTTGGTGTCACGGCAGCAGCAGCGGCCGCCGCCGCCACCGGTGCCGCCTCGTCACCTTTCGCCACTTCCATCCGCCCCCTCGATACCTTCCGAGCGCTCTCCCACCCATACTCACGGCCAGAGCTCCTGTGCAGCTTCAGGCACCCGGGACTCTACCAGTCGCCTGCAGGCCTGAATAGCTCGGCCGCTGCATCCGCGGCGGCGGCGGCCGCTGCAGCGGCGGCTGCGGTCAGCGCTCCGTCAGCCACCGGGCCCTGTTCGTGCCTGAGCTGCCACAGCAGCCAGGCGGCAAGCGCATTGGGCTCCAGGAGCGCCAGCGCTGACTttacctgcacagcttccgggCAAAGATCCGAGAGTGGATTTTTGCCGTATTCTGCTGCGGTTCTAAGCAAGACTTCAGTCCCGTCACCAGACCAGCGAGAAGAAACTTCACTTAACAGATAA